Proteins encoded by one window of Polaribacter haliotis:
- a CDS encoding ferredoxin--NADP reductase, with product MATFHKVNIQEIKHETANAVSVLFKIPENLKEAFNFTAGQYITLQKEINGEEIRRAYSICSTPKSGEIRVAIKAVENGTFSVFATSGLKAGDVIEISEPEGRFLLNADVNKNYIAFAAGSGITPILSMVKTVLETESTSKFTLVYGNKTAADTIFYDELNSLKETYSDRFKLHYIFSREEVKNQLRGRIDESVTNYFVKNMYRELSFDAAFLCGPEEMINEVSKTLENNNIPKENIHFELFTTSVDEEALSEVKEGTTEITVLLDDEETTFIMQQTDDILAASLRNDLDAPYSCQGGVCSSCMCKVTEGKAVMVKNSILTDGEIADGLILACQAHPTTAKITIDFDDV from the coding sequence ATGGCAACATTTCACAAAGTAAACATACAAGAAATTAAACACGAAACCGCAAATGCGGTTTCTGTTTTATTTAAGATTCCCGAAAATTTAAAAGAAGCTTTTAATTTTACTGCTGGGCAATATATTACACTACAAAAAGAAATTAATGGAGAAGAAATTCGAAGAGCATATTCTATTTGTTCGACTCCCAAAAGTGGCGAAATTAGAGTTGCCATAAAAGCTGTTGAAAATGGAACTTTTTCTGTATTTGCAACCTCTGGTTTAAAAGCTGGTGATGTAATTGAAATTTCTGAACCTGAAGGACGTTTTTTATTAAATGCAGATGTAAATAAAAATTACATTGCTTTTGCTGCTGGTTCTGGAATTACACCAATTTTGTCAATGGTAAAAACGGTTTTAGAAACGGAATCAACTTCTAAATTTACCTTAGTTTATGGAAATAAAACTGCTGCAGATACTATTTTTTATGATGAATTAAATTCATTAAAAGAAACATATTCAGATAGATTTAAATTGCATTATATCTTCAGTAGAGAGGAAGTAAAAAATCAATTGAGAGGAAGAATTGATGAAAGTGTAACCAATTATTTCGTTAAGAATATGTATAGAGAACTTTCTTTTGATGCCGCTTTTTTATGTGGGCCAGAAGAAATGATTAATGAGGTTTCTAAAACTTTAGAAAACAACAATATCCCGAAAGAAAATATTCATTTTGAGTTGTTTACAACTTCTGTTGATGAGGAAGCTTTATCTGAAGTAAAAGAAGGAACTACTGAAATTACTGTACTTTTAGATGATGAAGAAACTACTTTTATAATGCAACAAACAGACGATATCTTGGCCGCAAGTTTGCGCAACGATTTAGATGCACCTTATTCTTGCCAAGGTGGAGTTTGTAGTTCTTGTATGTGTAAAGTTACTGAAGGGAAAGCTGTAATGGTTAAGAATTCTATTTTAACGGATGGCGAAATTGCAGACGGTTTAATTTTGGCTTGCCAAGCACACCCAACAACTGCGAAAATTACTATTGACTTTGATGATGTTTAA
- a CDS encoding CotH kinase family protein, with product MKPLLFNICLLITVCFNTSLLAQELVAEKGSFGVDTKNKIIVWHITDLDAIKTANKNGNTIKFNKNYKLKETTIQSLSYKNSSVVSNEENYKLYITKLPLVHLTVDTSKMSNVFKLPFYFTFFNDKNYIKSTGGVRYRGNLSLSFPKKSFDLEFWKDSITRVQKDIKFANLRSDDDWILDGLFNEPLRLRSFVATNLWNEIHKPYYLKKEPKAKSTFRVKFVELFQNNTYYGIYQLSESVDRKQLKLKKKEKNIIKGELFKANSYKGGPDFTKSPEKYDDKTIFWNGWATRYPSDINEFSWKNLAEFSNLVVHGSDEDFVKNIENKFQLSNAIDYYLFVNLLKTTDNLGKNYYLGKYDKNEPYFFIPWDLDGSFGVVIDGLTTLETDGVLQNGLLKRLIETNPNGYKEKVKKRWTELRAKEFSNEALFSNINKIYNRFTDEKIYEREQLVWKNKLNETSNEDHYKFLEKWLTERLIYLDNQFNKL from the coding sequence ATGAAACCACTTTTATTTAATATATGCTTGCTAATTACTGTTTGTTTTAATACAAGTTTATTAGCTCAAGAATTAGTAGCAGAAAAAGGTAGTTTTGGTGTGGATACTAAAAACAAAATAATTGTTTGGCATATTACAGATTTAGATGCTATAAAGACTGCAAATAAAAATGGGAATACTATAAAATTTAATAAAAACTATAAATTAAAAGAAACTACAATTCAAAGTCTTTCATACAAGAATAGTAGTGTAGTTTCAAACGAAGAAAATTACAAATTATACATTACCAAACTTCCGTTAGTTCATTTAACAGTAGATACTTCTAAAATGAGTAACGTTTTTAAATTACCATTTTATTTCACTTTTTTTAATGATAAAAATTATATTAAAAGCACTGGAGGTGTAAGATATCGTGGGAATTTATCTCTCTCATTTCCTAAAAAATCGTTCGATTTAGAGTTCTGGAAAGACAGCATTACTCGCGTGCAAAAAGATATAAAATTCGCTAACCTAAGGTCTGATGATGATTGGATTTTAGATGGTCTTTTTAACGAACCTTTGCGCTTACGATCTTTTGTTGCGACAAATTTATGGAACGAAATTCATAAACCTTACTACTTGAAAAAAGAACCTAAAGCAAAAAGTACTTTTAGAGTTAAATTCGTAGAGTTGTTTCAAAATAACACATATTATGGTATTTATCAACTCTCGGAATCTGTAGATAGAAAACAATTAAAGTTAAAAAAGAAAGAAAAAAACATAATTAAAGGCGAGTTATTTAAAGCAAACTCCTACAAAGGTGGGCCAGATTTTACGAAATCTCCTGAAAAATACGACGATAAAACAATATTTTGGAATGGTTGGGCAACTCGTTATCCATCAGATATTAATGAGTTTAGTTGGAAGAACTTAGCTGAATTTTCTAACTTAGTAGTTCATGGTTCTGATGAAGATTTTGTAAAAAATATAGAAAATAAGTTTCAACTTTCGAATGCCATAGATTATTATTTGTTCGTTAATTTACTAAAAACAACGGATAATTTAGGTAAAAATTATTATTTAGGAAAATACGATAAAAACGAACCGTATTTTTTTATTCCTTGGGATTTAGATGGTTCTTTTGGAGTTGTAATTGATGGATTAACAACTTTAGAAACTGATGGAGTTCTTCAAAATGGTCTTCTAAAGAGATTAATAGAAACGAATCCTAATGGTTATAAAGAAAAAGTAAAAAAAAGATGGACTGAATTAAGAGCCAAAGAATTTAGTAACGAAGCTTTGTTTTCTAACATTAATAAGATTTATAATCGTTTTACTGATGAAAAAATTTACGAGCGTGAACAATTAGTTTGGAAAAATAAATTAAATGAAACTTCAAATGAAGATCACTATAAATTTCTTGAAAAATGGTTAACAGAAAGGTTAATTTATCTTGATAATCAGTTTAATAAATTATAG
- a CDS encoding MBL fold metallo-hydrolase, which produces MKIYPIETGNFKLDGGAMFGVVPKTIWQKTNPADSNNLIDMSMRCMLIEDGNRLILIDTGLGSKQSDKFYGYYYLFGDFSLDDSLKKLGFHKDDITDVFLTHLHFDHCGGVIERNKEGLLVPAFKNAKVWSNDNHWKWATEPNPREKASFLKENINPIKESGQLNFIHRNAKDQIGFDVLFMDGHTEKQMLPKLTYKDKTIVFMADLLPTTGHIPLPYVMGYDTRPLLTIKEKEVFLNEAADNNYFLFLEHDANNEICTVQHTEKGVRLKNTHKFTDIF; this is translated from the coding sequence ATGAAGATTTATCCAATAGAAACAGGAAATTTTAAATTAGATGGTGGTGCCATGTTTGGCGTTGTTCCAAAAACAATTTGGCAAAAAACAAATCCTGCAGATTCCAATAATTTAATAGATATGAGTATGCGTTGCATGCTTATTGAAGATGGAAATCGATTAATTTTAATTGATACTGGTTTAGGTTCTAAACAATCAGATAAGTTTTACGGTTATTACTACTTATTTGGCGATTTTTCCTTGGATGATTCACTCAAAAAACTAGGTTTTCATAAAGACGATATTACCGATGTTTTTTTAACACATTTACACTTCGATCATTGTGGAGGAGTAATTGAAAGAAATAAAGAGGGTTTGTTAGTTCCTGCTTTTAAAAATGCAAAAGTTTGGTCTAACGACAATCATTGGAAATGGGCAACAGAACCAAATCCAAGAGAAAAAGCATCGTTTTTAAAGGAAAATATAAATCCAATAAAAGAGAGTGGTCAATTAAATTTTATTCATAGAAATGCAAAAGATCAAATAGGTTTCGATGTTTTGTTTATGGATGGTCATACAGAAAAACAAATGCTACCAAAACTGACTTATAAAGACAAAACTATTGTTTTTATGGCAGATTTATTACCAACAACTGGGCACATTCCTTTGCCATATGTAATGGGTTATGATACAAGACCTTTGCTAACCATTAAAGAAAAAGAAGTTTTTTTAAATGAAGCGGCAGATAATAATTACTTCCTTTTCTTAGAACACGATGCAAACAACGAAATTTGTACAGTACAGCATACAGAAAAAGGAGTTCGATTAAAAAACACACATAAATTTACAGACATATTTTAA
- a CDS encoding S8 family serine peptidase produces MRVLKPIIFTAAAGIFLASCKTSVSTIPVPSGTDNVINIPAKKGALSENERQTWSHLDLLTDSIPGMSIDKAYQFIQNKKGVTVIVAIADSGVDVEHEDLKNVAWTNPNEIKGNNKDDDNNGFADDIHGWNFLGSKDGRIVNADQLELTRIVKNGMEKFGDKKASEIADADKAEFEQYLKLKEKYTKSVEAHKQELEGLKKTAERLNQLEQNFNDVKKFVGKEDITAEDLKSTKPNDPKLAAQIADVANILGRGMTEAGLLDYKKQLMDYKSGKERSKSYELDFNARQSLGDDLNDITDTDYGNNNVIGSKELESHGTHVAGIVAASRNNSRGVNGVANNVQILTVRVVPDGDEHDKDVALGIRYAVDNGAKVINTSFGKAYSPHKQWVYNAIKYAGEKDVLIVNAAGNDGNNIDEVRTYPNDSEDLINEISDNVLTIGAMSLNYNENLPASFSNYGKKNVDVFAPGVDIYATMPANKYAFNSGTSMAAPSAAGVAALVRSYYPQLSASQVKHILMNSGIAINFDVVKPGSQSREKPDGEKVPFSDLSVSGRVVNAYNALKMADRIVNGKK; encoded by the coding sequence ATGAGAGTATTAAAACCAATTATTTTTACAGCTGCAGCTGGTATTTTTTTAGCAAGTTGTAAAACTTCAGTATCCACAATTCCAGTTCCTAGTGGAACAGATAATGTAATAAATATTCCTGCAAAAAAGGGAGCATTATCAGAAAACGAGAGACAAACTTGGAGTCATTTAGATTTGTTAACAGATTCTATTCCAGGAATGAGTATCGATAAAGCGTACCAATTTATTCAGAATAAAAAAGGAGTTACAGTAATTGTGGCTATTGCAGATTCTGGAGTAGATGTAGAACACGAAGATTTAAAAAATGTTGCTTGGACAAATCCAAACGAAATTAAAGGAAACAATAAAGATGATGATAATAATGGTTTCGCAGACGATATACATGGTTGGAATTTCCTAGGAAGTAAAGATGGTAGAATCGTAAATGCAGATCAGTTAGAGTTAACAAGAATTGTAAAGAATGGAATGGAGAAATTCGGAGACAAAAAAGCCTCTGAAATAGCAGATGCAGACAAAGCCGAATTCGAACAATATTTAAAATTAAAAGAAAAGTACACGAAATCTGTTGAAGCTCACAAACAAGAGTTGGAAGGATTAAAGAAAACTGCAGAAAGATTAAACCAACTAGAGCAAAATTTTAACGATGTTAAGAAGTTTGTTGGTAAAGAAGATATTACTGCAGAAGACTTAAAGAGTACAAAACCTAATGACCCGAAATTGGCTGCCCAAATTGCAGATGTTGCAAACATTCTAGGAAGAGGAATGACAGAAGCTGGGCTTTTAGATTATAAAAAGCAATTAATGGATTATAAATCTGGTAAAGAAAGATCTAAAAGTTACGAGTTAGATTTTAATGCTCGTCAATCTTTAGGAGACGACTTAAATGATATTACAGATACAGATTATGGAAATAATAATGTAATTGGTTCTAAAGAATTAGAAAGTCATGGAACCCATGTTGCAGGAATTGTAGCGGCTTCTAGAAATAACAGTAGAGGAGTAAATGGAGTTGCTAATAATGTACAAATATTAACAGTTCGTGTAGTTCCAGATGGAGATGAGCATGATAAAGATGTAGCTTTAGGAATTAGATACGCAGTAGATAATGGAGCAAAAGTAATTAACACGAGTTTTGGAAAAGCGTATTCACCACACAAACAATGGGTTTATAATGCTATTAAATATGCAGGAGAAAAAGATGTATTAATAGTTAATGCTGCTGGTAATGATGGAAATAATATAGACGAAGTAAGAACGTACCCAAACGATTCTGAAGATTTAATAAACGAAATTTCGGACAATGTTTTAACGATTGGAGCTATGAGTTTAAATTATAACGAAAACTTACCAGCTTCTTTTTCTAATTACGGAAAAAAGAATGTAGATGTTTTTGCTCCAGGAGTAGATATTTATGCAACAATGCCCGCAAATAAATATGCTTTTAACAGTGGAACTTCTATGGCAGCACCATCTGCAGCAGGAGTTGCAGCTTTGGTTCGTTCTTATTATCCACAATTATCTGCAAGCCAAGTAAAACACATTTTAATGAATTCTGGAATTGCAATTAATTTTGATGTTGTAAAACCAGGTTCTCAATCAAGAGAAAAACCAGATGGAGAGAAAGTTCCTTTTTCAGATCTATCTGTTTCTGGTAGAGTTGTAAATGCTTATAACGCTTTAAAAATGGCGGATAGAATTGTAAACGGAAAAAAATAA
- a CDS encoding M1 family metallopeptidase: MKKLLFLGSFLVLLASCANSKEVHNKEHKNSAKFTTYWQQHIDYKMDIDMDVKNHQYKGKQKAVYTNNSPDELDKVYYHLYFNAFQPGSQMDVRSLNIKDPDRRVRDRISKLQPNEIGYIKVNSLKQNGAAISYKTVGTILEVTLNNPIKSGESVTFDMDFDAQVPVQIRRTGRDNKEGVALSMSQWYPKMAEYDFEGWHTPPYIAREFHGVWGNFDVKLTIDRNYVVGGTGYLQNPQEIGHGYEDKSKPLNIPNANELTWHFKAPNVHDFTWAADPDYNHDVLKMPVGIDLHFLYKKTLDAKYLKNWKDLQEPTAELMAYFSKHVGKYPYKQYSVIQGGDGGMEYAMSTLITGQRSFGSLFGVTAHEMAHTWFQFLLATNESKHPWMDEGFTSYISNKASYEILKRGDKNPNAGPYRGYNYLVKNNIEEPLTTHADRYNTNAAYSTGSYGKGSMFLSQLEYVIGEENVAKGLKKYFNDFSFKHPTPNDVKRSMEKVSGIHLDWYLNEWTQTIHTIDYGIKSVIGKTITLERIGQMPMPVDLEVIYTDGSTQSFNIPLRMMRGHKPTTATILEDWGWAMPTYSFTTAKTVKSVEIDKSKLMADVNLENNVYK, from the coding sequence ATGAAAAAATTACTCTTTTTAGGGAGCTTTTTAGTATTGTTAGCTTCTTGTGCGAACTCTAAGGAAGTGCACAATAAAGAACATAAAAACAGTGCAAAGTTCACCACATATTGGCAACAGCATATAGATTACAAGATGGATATTGATATGGATGTAAAAAACCATCAATATAAAGGAAAGCAAAAAGCGGTGTACACAAATAATTCTCCAGACGAATTAGATAAAGTGTATTATCACTTATATTTTAATGCATTTCAGCCAGGTTCTCAAATGGACGTAAGATCTTTAAATATAAAAGATCCAGATAGAAGAGTTAGAGATAGAATAAGCAAATTACAACCTAATGAAATAGGTTATATTAAAGTAAATTCTTTAAAACAAAATGGAGCTGCAATTTCCTATAAAACTGTGGGTACAATTTTAGAAGTAACACTAAACAACCCAATAAAATCCGGAGAAAGTGTTACTTTCGATATGGATTTCGATGCGCAAGTTCCAGTACAAATTCGTAGAACAGGAAGAGATAATAAAGAAGGTGTTGCCTTATCTATGTCTCAATGGTATCCAAAAATGGCAGAATACGATTTCGAAGGTTGGCATACACCACCATATATTGCTCGAGAATTTCATGGAGTTTGGGGAAATTTTGATGTAAAATTAACGATTGACAGAAATTATGTAGTTGGTGGAACAGGATATTTACAAAATCCACAAGAAATAGGACATGGTTATGAAGATAAATCGAAACCTTTAAATATTCCAAATGCAAATGAATTAACTTGGCATTTTAAAGCACCAAATGTGCACGATTTTACATGGGCAGCAGATCCAGATTATAATCACGATGTTTTAAAAATGCCTGTTGGTATCGATTTACACTTCTTGTATAAGAAAACATTAGATGCTAAATATTTAAAAAACTGGAAAGATTTACAAGAACCAACAGCCGAATTAATGGCGTATTTTAGTAAACACGTTGGTAAATATCCATACAAACAATACTCTGTAATACAAGGTGGAGATGGAGGCATGGAATATGCTATGTCTACGTTAATCACAGGACAAAGAAGTTTTGGGAGTCTTTTTGGAGTAACAGCTCACGAAATGGCACACACTTGGTTTCAGTTTTTGTTAGCAACTAACGAAAGTAAGCATCCTTGGATGGACGAAGGTTTTACTTCTTATATTTCTAACAAAGCTTCTTATGAAATTTTAAAAAGAGGAGATAAAAATCCAAATGCAGGCCCATATAGAGGATATAATTATTTAGTAAAAAATAATATAGAAGAACCTTTAACAACACATGCAGATAGGTATAATACAAATGCCGCATATAGTACAGGAAGTTATGGCAAAGGAAGTATGTTTTTGTCTCAATTAGAATATGTAATTGGCGAAGAAAATGTTGCGAAAGGACTTAAAAAATATTTTAACGATTTTAGTTTTAAACACCCAACACCAAATGATGTAAAACGTTCTATGGAAAAAGTTTCTGGAATTCATTTAGATTGGTATTTAAACGAATGGACACAAACAATACACACTATCGACTATGGAATTAAATCTGTAATTGGAAAAACAATAACTTTAGAAAGAATTGGACAAATGCCAATGCCAGTAGATTTAGAAGTAATTTATACAGATGGTTCTACACAAAGTTTTAATATTCCATTAAGAATGATGAGAGGCCACAAACCAACAACAGCTACTATTTTAGAAGATTGGGGTTGGGCAATGCCAACTTATTCTTTTACAACTGCAAAAACAGTAAAATCTGTTGAAATTGATAAAAGTAAATTAATGGCAGATGTTAATTTAGAGAATAACGTTTACAAATAG
- a CDS encoding metallophosphoesterase, translating into MFISKSNCFAQKESTQKLQKKDSIYKAKIKKKKKSIPKYSGNDGPYIINDTLFQVDSKNRLIIIPKFNKDSIIVRVDNKEKDKFSISLKNKYSIPKTNYSLPKKMVVISDIEGNYNAFSGFLFANKLIDKNHNWIYGDGHLVLVGDFFDRGKNVTQVLWLIYKLEQQAKKQNGIVHFILGNHEIMNFNGDYRYNHKKYLKVAQEISQIKKKKEALKYLYSTNSELGKWLRTKNIIEKIGDFVFVHAGLNPNILNFKLSLRKINNIARLEFRNKKKTSNSSTKFLFGSKGPFWYRGLFFKTRNYEKITSLELNNVLDYYKAKKIVIGHTHVKNVTTDFNGKVIKTDVIHGKEKFSSKTQGLLIENNKEFIIDANFTKKPLK; encoded by the coding sequence TTGTTTATTTCTAAAAGTAACTGTTTTGCGCAAAAAGAAAGCACCCAGAAATTACAAAAAAAAGATAGTATTTATAAAGCTAAAATTAAGAAGAAAAAGAAAAGTATACCAAAATATTCAGGCAATGATGGGCCTTATATAATTAATGATACTTTATTTCAAGTAGATTCAAAAAATAGACTAATTATAATCCCTAAATTTAATAAAGATTCCATAATTGTTCGTGTTGATAATAAGGAAAAAGATAAATTTTCTATTTCACTAAAAAATAAATATAGTATTCCAAAAACCAACTACAGTTTACCAAAAAAAATGGTAGTAATATCTGATATTGAAGGAAATTATAATGCCTTTTCAGGTTTTTTATTTGCCAATAAATTAATTGATAAAAACCATAATTGGATTTATGGTGATGGTCATTTAGTTTTAGTTGGAGATTTTTTTGATAGAGGTAAAAATGTAACTCAAGTTTTATGGTTGATTTACAAATTGGAGCAACAAGCAAAAAAACAAAATGGGATTGTACATTTTATCTTAGGTAACCATGAAATAATGAATTTTAATGGCGATTACAGATATAACCACAAAAAATACCTAAAAGTCGCCCAAGAAATAAGTCAAATTAAAAAGAAGAAAGAAGCTTTAAAATATCTGTATTCTACAAATTCTGAACTAGGAAAATGGTTAAGAACAAAAAATATAATCGAAAAAATTGGTGATTTTGTTTTTGTGCATGCAGGCTTAAACCCTAATATATTAAACTTTAAGTTAAGTTTAAGAAAGATAAATAATATTGCACGTTTAGAGTTTCGAAATAAGAAAAAAACCAGCAACAGCAGTACTAAATTTCTCTTTGGTTCCAAAGGACCTTTTTGGTATAGAGGTCTTTTTTTTAAGACAAGAAATTATGAGAAAATAACTTCATTAGAACTTAATAATGTTTTAGATTATTATAAAGCAAAAAAGATTGTTATTGGGCACACACATGTTAAAAATGTAACAACAGATTTTAATGGTAAAGTAATTAAAACCGACGTAATTCATGGTAAAGAAAAATTTTCAAGTAAAACCCAAGGTTTATTAATTGAAAATAATAAAGAATTTATAATTGATGCGAACTTTACAAAGAAACCTTTAAAGTAG
- a CDS encoding aspartate-semialdehyde dehydrogenase: MKIAVVGATGMVGTVMLKVLEERNLPITELIPVASARSAGKKLAYKGNDYTVVTLEDALKMKPDLALFSAGGDTSLEWAPKFAEVGTTVIDNSSAWRMDPTKKLVVPEINGDVLTADDKIIANPNCSTIQLVAALSPLHLKYKMKRVVISTYQSVSGTGVKAVQQLDNEEAGIDGEMAYPHKIGRNALPHCDVFLENGYTKEEMKLVKEPKKILRDDSFSVTATAVRIPTAGGHSEAVNVQFHNDFDLDEVRKILSETEGVIVQDDLANNVYPMPINAHNKDEVFVGRIRRDESQENTLNLWIVADNLRKGAATNTVQIAEYLVENNLV; this comes from the coding sequence ATGAAAATAGCTGTTGTTGGTGCAACTGGAATGGTGGGCACAGTAATGTTGAAAGTTTTAGAAGAACGTAATTTACCAATTACGGAATTAATTCCTGTAGCTTCTGCAAGATCTGCTGGAAAAAAATTAGCGTACAAAGGAAACGATTATACCGTTGTTACTTTAGAAGATGCATTAAAAATGAAGCCAGATTTAGCATTATTTTCTGCTGGAGGAGACACTTCTTTAGAATGGGCACCTAAATTTGCAGAAGTTGGTACAACTGTTATCGACAATTCTTCTGCTTGGAGAATGGACCCAACTAAAAAGTTGGTGGTTCCTGAAATTAATGGTGACGTTTTAACTGCGGATGATAAAATTATTGCGAATCCTAATTGTTCTACAATTCAGTTAGTGGCAGCTTTATCTCCTTTGCATTTAAAGTATAAAATGAAACGTGTGGTTATTTCTACATATCAATCTGTTTCTGGTACTGGTGTAAAAGCAGTGCAGCAATTAGATAATGAAGAAGCTGGAATTGATGGAGAAATGGCATATCCTCATAAAATTGGTAGAAATGCATTGCCTCATTGTGACGTTTTTTTAGAAAACGGATACACAAAAGAGGAAATGAAATTGGTAAAAGAACCAAAGAAAATTTTACGTGACGATTCTTTTTCTGTTACTGCAACTGCTGTTAGAATTCCTACTGCTGGAGGACATTCTGAAGCTGTAAATGTTCAGTTTCATAATGATTTCGATTTAGATGAAGTTCGTAAAATTTTATCTGAAACAGAAGGTGTTATTGTGCAAGACGATTTAGCGAACAACGTGTATCCTATGCCAATTAATGCACATAATAAAGATGAAGTTTTTGTTGGTAGAATTAGAAGAGACGAATCTCAAGAAAATACCTTAAATTTGTGGATTGTTGCAGATAACTTAAGAAAAGGTGCTGCTACAAACACAGTTCAAATAGCTGAATATTTAGTAGAAAATAATTTAGTTTAA
- a CDS encoding LysE family translocator, producing MDIYDFKNAFLIGFFMAFMIGPVFFMLIQTSILKGARAAIAFDIGVLLGDVSFILIAYYGSRSLLEKIKDDPRLFFIGGLVLIIYGLITYLDKSNKKEALETSKLVDVPIKNNYLKLFIKGYFLNFINIGVLAFWLGTVLVIGPTLDMNQSAIFSYFGVILLGYFATDIGKILLAKQLKSKMTPLVVYKVKKVMGILLIVFGFLLMLKGFIPNERIDEFLH from the coding sequence ATGGATATTTACGACTTTAAGAATGCTTTTTTAATAGGTTTTTTCATGGCATTTATGATTGGACCTGTTTTTTTTATGCTGATTCAAACCAGTATTTTAAAAGGAGCAAGAGCAGCAATTGCTTTTGATATTGGCGTTCTTTTAGGAGATGTTTCTTTTATCTTAATTGCTTATTATGGAAGTAGGTCTTTGTTAGAAAAAATAAAAGACGATCCTCGTTTGTTTTTTATTGGTGGCTTGGTTTTAATTATTTATGGCTTAATTACTTACTTAGATAAATCCAATAAAAAAGAAGCTCTTGAAACTTCGAAATTGGTAGATGTTCCTATAAAAAACAACTATTTAAAATTATTTATAAAAGGTTATTTCTTAAATTTTATTAATATTGGTGTTTTGGCTTTTTGGCTAGGAACTGTATTGGTTATTGGCCCAACTTTAGACATGAATCAGAGTGCTATTTTCTCTTATTTTGGTGTTATTTTATTGGGTTATTTTGCAACAGATATTGGTAAAATTCTTTTAGCAAAACAACTAAAAAGCAAAATGACTCCTTTAGTTGTTTATAAAGTAAAAAAAGTTATGGGAATTCTTCTAATTGTTTTTGGCTTTTTATTAATGTTAAAAGGTTTTATTCCAAACGAAAGAATTGATGAGTTTTTACATTAG
- a CDS encoding VOC family protein — protein sequence MNLNQITVPSLDLEKSILFYQKLGLELIVEALPNYARFVCPNGGSTFSIHKVKELPKGDGIYIYFECENLDKKVDSLIEEGIQFDKKPEDKNWLWREARLKDLDGNQLILFYGGENRINPPWKIKT from the coding sequence ATGAACTTAAATCAAATTACGGTTCCATCATTAGATTTAGAAAAATCGATTCTTTTTTATCAAAAGTTAGGTTTAGAGTTAATTGTTGAAGCTTTACCAAATTATGCAAGATTTGTTTGTCCCAATGGAGGCTCTACTTTTTCAATTCATAAAGTTAAAGAACTTCCTAAAGGAGACGGAATTTATATCTATTTTGAATGTGAAAATTTAGACAAAAAAGTAGATAGTTTAATTGAAGAAGGAATTCAATTTGATAAAAAACCAGAGGATAAAAATTGGTTATGGAGAGAAGCAAGATTAAAAGATTTAGATGGGAATCAACTTATATTGTTTTATGGTGGAGAAAATAGAATAAATCCACCTTGGAAAATCAAAACATAA